The following proteins come from a genomic window of Denitromonas sp.:
- a CDS encoding Trm112 family protein, which produces MDAKLLEILVCPLCKGPLDYRKTEQELVCKPCRLAYPIRDGIPVMLEDEARALSVTEDGGP; this is translated from the coding sequence ATGGACGCCAAGCTGCTTGAAATTCTGGTCTGCCCCCTGTGCAAGGGGCCTCTCGACTACCGCAAGACCGAGCAGGAACTGGTCTGCAAGCCCTGCCGCCTGGCCTATCCGATTCGTGACGGCATCCCGGTCATGCTCGAAGACGAGGCGCGCGCGCTGTCGGTGACCGAGGACGGCGGGCCTTGA
- the lpxK gene encoding tetraacyldisaccharide 4'-kinase produces the protein MTATAPAFWQRKGWRAIALLPLSALFLLLSSLRRLAYRAGLLASQSAPVPVVVVGNVAVGGSGKTPAVIWLAEQLTRHGMTPGIISRGYGGQGAGVRCLSPDASAADVGDEPVLMARRTGCPVAVGQDRPAVARALCAAHPAVDVIISDDGLQHYALGRSVEIVVLDERVLGNGWCLPAGPLREPVTRIGAADLVLLHSPVSAALSAQLGNVPQAPMTLAGDCFVSLGGQAASPIEDFAGRTVHAVAGIGRPQRFFDQLAGMGLTVIAHPFPDHHAFTPADLAFDDGLPTILTEKDAVKCAPFALQNTWVFPVRASIPDAALQPILETLSRHGRQAA, from the coding sequence ATGACGGCGACCGCGCCGGCCTTCTGGCAGCGCAAGGGCTGGCGCGCCATCGCGCTACTGCCGCTGTCGGCCCTCTTTCTCCTGCTCTCATCCCTCCGCCGGCTGGCGTACCGCGCCGGCCTGCTCGCGTCGCAGTCGGCGCCGGTGCCGGTGGTGGTGGTGGGCAATGTGGCGGTGGGCGGCAGTGGCAAGACGCCGGCGGTGATCTGGCTGGCGGAGCAGCTGACGCGGCACGGCATGACCCCGGGCATCATCAGCCGCGGCTACGGTGGGCAGGGCGCGGGCGTGCGGTGCCTGTCGCCCGATGCCTCGGCGGCCGACGTGGGCGACGAACCCGTGCTGATGGCGCGGCGCACAGGCTGCCCGGTGGCCGTGGGGCAGGACCGCCCGGCCGTGGCGCGCGCCCTGTGCGCGGCGCATCCTGCGGTGGATGTGATCATCAGCGATGACGGCCTGCAGCACTACGCACTTGGCCGGTCGGTGGAAATCGTGGTGCTTGACGAGCGGGTGCTCGGCAATGGCTGGTGCCTGCCGGCTGGCCCGTTGCGCGAGCCGGTGACGCGCATCGGCGCGGCCGACCTGGTGCTCTTGCACAGCCCGGTCTCGGCAGCATTGTCGGCGCAACTGGGCAATGTGCCGCAGGCGCCGATGACTCTCGCCGGTGATTGTTTCGTCTCGCTCGGCGGCCAGGCGGCGTCGCCGATCGAGGATTTTGCCGGCCGGACGGTGCACGCGGTGGCCGGTATCGGGCGTCCGCAGCGCTTCTTCGATCAGCTCGCCGGCATGGGCCTGACGGTGATTGCCCATCCGTTTCCCGATCATCACGCCTTCACGCCGGCCGATCTGGCCTTCGATGACGGCCTGCCGACGATTCTGACCGAGAAGGATGCGGTAAAATGCGCGCCATTCGCGCTCCAGAACACTTGGGTGTTTCCGGTTCGCGCCTCGATTCCCGACGCTGCCCTGCAGCCAATTCTGGAGACGCTTTCCCGTCATGGACGCCAAGCTGCTTGA
- a CDS encoding biopolymer transporter ExbD, with the protein MRFQTNRRQEEPEINLIPLIDVLLVIIIFLMLTTTYAKFAGLELNLPTASADAIEARNNEINIAVTAEGDVLINREPVVGRDIDAIAAALGRAAPADAEPPLVVINADAKAQHQRVVDVMQAAQRVGLPQITFATRGNE; encoded by the coding sequence ATGCGATTCCAGACCAACCGCCGGCAGGAAGAGCCCGAGATCAACCTGATTCCGCTGATCGACGTGCTGCTGGTGATCATCATCTTCCTGATGCTCACCACCACCTACGCCAAGTTCGCCGGCCTCGAGCTGAACCTGCCGACCGCCAGCGCCGATGCCATCGAGGCGCGCAACAACGAAATCAACATTGCCGTGACCGCCGAAGGCGATGTGCTGATCAATCGCGAGCCGGTGGTCGGCCGCGACATCGACGCCATTGCCGCCGCCCTGGGCCGTGCCGCGCCGGCCGACGCCGAGCCGCCGCTGGTGGTGATCAACGCCGACGCCAAGGCGCAGCACCAGCGCGTGGTGGACGTGATGCAGGCGGCGCAGCGGGTCGGTCTGCCGCAGATCACCTTCGCGACCCGCGGCAACGAGTGA
- a CDS encoding MotA/TolQ/ExbB proton channel family protein, with product MFEIIKAAGWPIWPLLFASVIAVALIIERSITLRRSRIAPPGLLEKVVTDLRRQGVSPEMIQRVSAHSPLGQVLAAGLRNVKSSREVMKESIEEAGRAVVHDLERFLTTLGTIASIAPLMGLFGTIVGMIEIFGSQTPGGANPQQLAHGISVALYNTGFGLIIAIPAMIFWRHFRALVNSFVLDMEQQAVKLVEVVHGERRG from the coding sequence GTGTTCGAGATCATCAAGGCGGCTGGCTGGCCGATCTGGCCCTTGCTGTTTGCATCTGTCATTGCCGTCGCGCTCATCATCGAGCGGTCCATCACCCTGCGTCGTTCGCGTATTGCCCCGCCTGGCCTGCTGGAGAAGGTCGTTACCGATCTTCGCCGCCAGGGCGTGAGCCCCGAGATGATCCAGCGCGTGTCGGCGCACTCGCCGCTGGGGCAGGTGCTCGCGGCCGGTCTGCGCAACGTGAAGAGCTCGCGCGAGGTCATGAAGGAGTCGATCGAAGAGGCCGGCCGCGCCGTGGTGCACGACCTCGAACGCTTCCTGACCACGCTCGGCACCATCGCCTCGATCGCCCCGCTGATGGGGCTGTTCGGCACCATCGTCGGCATGATCGAGATCTTCGGCTCGCAGACCCCCGGCGGTGCCAATCCGCAGCAGCTGGCGCACGGCATTTCGGTGGCGCTTTACAACACCGGCTTCGGCCTGATCATCGCCATTCCGGCCATGATCTTCTGGCGCCACTTCCGTGCGCTGGTCAACAGCTTCGTGCTCGACATGGAGCAGCAGGCGGTGAAGCTGGTCGAGGTGGTGCACGGCGAGCGCCGCGGCTGA
- the xseA gene encoding exodeoxyribonuclease VII large subunit, whose protein sequence is MTLSVSDLNRYARQALESRFPPLWVRGELSNVTHAPSGHVYFTLKDAGAQVRCTLWRSRAQRLNLSLRAGMQVELRAQVTLYEPRGDYQLSVEAVREAGVGHLFDAFLRLKAKLEAEGLFSAETKRALPPYPRGVAIITSAQAAALKDVCASFARRAPHLPLLLLPAPVQGEGAGARIAAALDRAGRVATERAIDVVVLVRGGGSIEDLWAFNEEVVARAIRRCPVPVVCGVGHETDFTIADFAADLRATTPTAAAELASAGFHGATTQLAEHRRALRHALQRRLDTAGQRVDRVALRLTHPRQRLADSRAALLALERRMRMAMQTRQQALQRQHTHLATRLGARRPAPARLRPALDALHVALGRNATRQLAQRHMQLDALAAHLAHLNPQAVLSRGFSITRDSTGRILRNAADAAVGSAVSVQLHHGAVDATITAQHSPPAAD, encoded by the coding sequence ATGACCCTCTCGGTCAGCGACTTGAACCGCTATGCCCGCCAGGCGCTGGAAAGCCGCTTTCCACCCCTGTGGGTGCGCGGCGAGCTATCCAACGTCACGCATGCGCCGTCCGGCCACGTCTATTTCACCCTCAAGGACGCCGGCGCACAGGTGCGCTGCACCCTGTGGCGAAGCCGTGCGCAGCGACTCAACCTGTCCCTGCGCGCCGGCATGCAGGTCGAGTTGCGTGCCCAGGTCACGCTGTACGAACCCCGCGGCGACTACCAGCTCAGCGTCGAGGCGGTGCGCGAAGCCGGCGTCGGCCACCTGTTCGATGCCTTCCTGCGCCTCAAGGCCAAACTCGAGGCCGAGGGCCTGTTCTCGGCCGAAACCAAGCGCGCGCTGCCGCCCTACCCGCGCGGCGTGGCCATCATCACCAGTGCGCAGGCCGCCGCGCTCAAGGACGTCTGCGCCAGCTTTGCCCGACGCGCCCCCCACCTGCCGCTGCTGCTGCTGCCCGCGCCGGTGCAGGGCGAAGGCGCCGGCGCACGGATTGCTGCCGCGCTGGACCGGGCAGGCCGTGTTGCCACCGAGCGCGCCATCGACGTGGTGGTGCTGGTGCGCGGCGGGGGCAGCATCGAAGACCTCTGGGCCTTCAACGAAGAGGTCGTCGCCCGCGCCATCCGGCGCTGCCCGGTGCCGGTGGTCTGCGGCGTCGGCCACGAGACGGACTTCACCATTGCCGACTTCGCCGCCGACCTGCGCGCCACCACCCCAACCGCGGCGGCCGAACTGGCCAGTGCCGGCTTTCATGGCGCCACCACGCAGCTGGCCGAACACCGGCGGGCCTTGCGCCACGCCTTGCAACGCCGGCTCGACACCGCCGGGCAGCGGGTCGATCGCGTCGCCCTCAGGCTCACCCATCCCCGTCAGCGCCTGGCCGACAGCCGCGCTGCCCTGCTCGCGCTTGAACGACGCATGCGCATGGCCATGCAGACACGGCAGCAAGCGTTGCAACGCCAGCACACCCACCTGGCGACCCGGCTCGGCGCCCGGCGCCCGGCCCCGGCACGCCTCCGTCCGGCGCTCGATGCCCTGCATGTTGCGCTTGGGCGCAATGCCACCCGTCAGCTTGCGCAGCGCCACATGCAGCTCGATGCGCTGGCCGCCCATCTGGCCCATCTCAACCCCCAAGCGGTGCTGTCCCGCGGCTTCAGCATCACCCGTGACAGCACGGGCCGCATTTTGCGCAATGCAGCAGATGCCGCGGTGGGCAGTGCCGTGAGCGTGCAACTGCACCATGGCGCGGTCGATGCGACAATCACCGCACAGCACAGCCCGCCGGCGGCCGACTGA
- a CDS encoding superoxide dismutase: MEHVLPQLPYAKDALAPHISAETLEFHYGKHHQAYVTNLNNLIKGTEYDSLDLEAIIKKAPAGGLFNNAAQVWNHTFFWHSMAPNGGGEPTGALADEIKAKWGSFEDFAKAFTASAVGNFGSGWTWLVKKADGSVNIVNTTAAGTPLTTADKALLCIDVWEHAYYIDYRNRRPDFVATFLKSLANWDFAAKNFG, from the coding sequence ATGGAACACGTTTTGCCTCAACTGCCGTATGCCAAAGACGCTCTGGCACCGCACATTTCCGCCGAAACGCTGGAATTCCACTACGGCAAGCATCACCAGGCCTACGTCACCAACCTGAACAACCTGATCAAGGGCACCGAGTACGACAGCCTGGATCTGGAAGCCATCATCAAGAAGGCCCCGGCCGGCGGCCTGTTCAACAACGCTGCCCAGGTGTGGAACCACACCTTCTTCTGGCACAGCATGGCCCCCAACGGCGGTGGCGAGCCGACCGGCGCCCTGGCTGACGAGATCAAGGCCAAGTGGGGTTCGTTCGAAGACTTCGCCAAGGCCTTCACCGCCTCGGCCGTGGGCAACTTCGGTTCGGGCTGGACCTGGCTGGTCAAGAAGGCCGACGGTTCGGTCAACATCGTCAACACCACCGCTGCCGGCACCCCGCTGACCACCGCGGACAAGGCGCTGCTCTGTATCGATGTGTGGGAACACGCCTACTACATCGACTACCGCAACCGTCGCCCGGATTTCGTCGCCACCTTCCTGAAGAGCCTGGCGAACTGGGACTTTGCAGCGAAGAACTTCGGCTGA
- a CDS encoding sigma-70 family RNA polymerase sigma factor, whose product MTSPASLANTVTPEALAALRHDMLRFATLQLRDSHLAEDMVQDTMITALDKAGQFAGRSSVKTWVFTILRNNVIDAIKRRARTVNAGDYVAEGESMDSAFDALFKANEHWTPAARPADWGNPEDTLREQQFWTVFDACLNRLPENTARVFMMREFLELDSHEICDTLAISMSNCHVILHRARNGLRRCLEANWFSEGAPAC is encoded by the coding sequence GTGACTTCACCCGCCTCACTCGCCAACACGGTCACCCCCGAGGCCCTTGCAGCATTGCGCCACGACATGCTGCGCTTTGCCACCTTGCAGCTGCGCGACAGCCATCTGGCCGAAGACATGGTGCAGGACACCATGATCACCGCGCTGGACAAGGCCGGACAGTTCGCCGGGCGCTCGTCGGTCAAGACCTGGGTGTTCACGATCCTGCGCAACAACGTGATTGACGCCATCAAGCGCCGTGCGCGCACCGTCAACGCCGGCGACTATGTCGCCGAGGGCGAGAGCATGGACAGCGCCTTCGATGCGCTGTTCAAGGCCAACGAACACTGGACGCCGGCCGCCCGCCCCGCCGACTGGGGCAATCCGGAAGACACCCTGCGCGAACAGCAGTTCTGGACGGTGTTCGACGCCTGCCTGAACCGCCTGCCGGAGAACACCGCGCGGGTGTTCATGATGCGAGAGTTCCTGGAACTCGACAGCCATGAGATCTGCGACACGCTGGCGATCAGCATGAGCAACTGCCACGTCATCCTGCACCGGGCACGCAACGGCCTGCGCCGATGCCTGGAAGCCAACTGGTTCTCGGAGGGCGCCCCGGCATGCTGA
- a CDS encoding zf-HC2 domain-containing protein, translating to MLSCKEVSYLISAAQDRPLRVVERMQLELHLAMCKGCTNLRKQMDFLRGAIRRGPPAADDDTPADR from the coding sequence ATGCTGAGCTGCAAGGAAGTCTCCTATCTGATCTCCGCAGCGCAGGACCGCCCGCTGCGCGTGGTCGAGCGCATGCAGCTCGAGTTGCATCTGGCCATGTGCAAGGGTTGCACCAACCTGCGCAAGCAGATGGACTTTCTGCGCGGCGCGATCCGCCGCGGCCCACCGGCGGCCGACGACGACACCCCGGCCGATCGCTGA
- a CDS encoding pseudouridine synthase — protein sequence MPDTGAATDEAPLAILYRDDHLVAIHKPAGLLVHRTALDRHETRFAVQLLRDQIGQHVWPAHRLDRGTSGVLVFALDADTAGRLGQQFEAQTVAKRYVAVVRGHPPESGLIDHPLTRQRDDNEWVDPGAQTAAQPARTTFQRLATIELPIAVDRYPTSRYALLQVAPETGRKHQIRRHLKHISHPIIGDATHGKGRHNRMFAAHFGCQRLLLASTDLWLDHPVSGQRLHLHAAPASDFMALLDHFGWRAALQIQSPPL from the coding sequence ATGCCGGACACAGGCGCTGCCACGGACGAGGCGCCGCTGGCGATTCTCTATCGCGACGACCACCTCGTCGCCATCCACAAGCCGGCCGGGCTGCTGGTCCACCGCACGGCGCTCGACCGCCACGAAACCCGCTTTGCCGTACAGTTGCTGCGCGACCAGATCGGCCAGCATGTGTGGCCCGCCCACCGGCTCGACCGCGGCACCTCCGGCGTGCTGGTGTTTGCCCTCGACGCGGACACCGCCGGTCGCCTCGGCCAGCAGTTCGAAGCGCAAACCGTCGCCAAGCGCTATGTGGCCGTCGTGCGCGGCCATCCGCCCGAATCGGGGCTGATCGATCATCCACTGACCCGTCAGCGCGACGACAACGAGTGGGTCGATCCGGGCGCGCAGACCGCGGCGCAGCCGGCGCGCACGACGTTCCAGCGCCTGGCCACCATCGAGCTACCGATCGCTGTCGACCGCTACCCCACCAGCCGCTATGCGCTGCTGCAGGTCGCCCCCGAAACCGGCCGCAAGCACCAGATCCGCCGCCATCTCAAGCACATCAGCCACCCCATCATCGGCGACGCCACCCATGGCAAGGGCCGGCACAACCGCATGTTTGCCGCGCACTTCGGCTGCCAGCGCCTGCTGCTGGCCAGCACCGACCTGTGGCTGGACCACCCCGTCAGCGGTCAGCGCCTGCACCTGCACGCCGCGCCCGCGTCCGATTTCATGGCCTTGCTCGACCACTTCGGCTGGCGTGCCGCGCTGCAAATTCAATCACCGCCGCTGTAA
- the arsS gene encoding arsenosugar biosynthesis radical SAM (seleno)protein ArsS (Some members of this family are selenoproteins.), which yields MLATLPLLRKTAFPALTRSRIETLQINLGYRCNQQCLHCHVNAGPKRTEEMDSDTIDAILRFVDATPDVRMLDLTGGAPELNPHFRRLVVSARARGLRVIDRCNLTILSEPGYETLAAFLAEHGVEVVASLPCYLEDNVNAQRGKGVFEASIKGLKQLNALGYGQPDSALTLNLVYNPQGAALPPPQAPLEAAYKTHLGEHFGIVFNQLFTLANMPIQRFGSTLLSRGEFNRYMDLLQSAHRADNLPGVMCRTQISIDWQGNLYDCDFNQMLDMHTEDADGRPLTIHQVTAQQLEGGRIQVAGHCYGCTAGQGSSCGGALS from the coding sequence ATGCTCGCCACCTTGCCCCTGCTTCGCAAGACCGCATTCCCCGCGCTGACCCGCAGCCGCATCGAAACCCTGCAGATCAACCTCGGCTACCGCTGCAACCAGCAATGCCTGCACTGCCACGTCAACGCCGGCCCCAAGCGCACCGAGGAAATGGACAGCGACACCATCGACGCCATCCTGCGTTTCGTCGATGCCACGCCGGACGTGCGCATGCTCGACCTTACCGGCGGCGCGCCGGAGCTCAACCCGCACTTCCGCCGCCTGGTGGTCTCGGCGCGCGCTCGCGGCCTGCGCGTCATCGACCGCTGCAACCTGACCATTCTGAGCGAACCGGGCTACGAAACGCTGGCCGCCTTCCTCGCCGAGCACGGCGTCGAGGTCGTCGCCTCGCTACCCTGTTATCTCGAAGACAACGTCAATGCCCAGCGCGGCAAGGGCGTATTCGAAGCGAGCATCAAGGGCCTCAAGCAGCTCAACGCACTCGGCTACGGCCAGCCCGACAGCGCCCTGACGCTCAACCTGGTCTACAACCCCCAGGGCGCCGCCCTGCCACCACCGCAAGCGCCGCTCGAAGCGGCCTACAAGACGCACCTCGGCGAACACTTCGGCATCGTCTTCAACCAGCTGTTCACGCTGGCCAACATGCCGATCCAGCGCTTCGGCTCCACCCTGCTGTCCAGGGGCGAGTTCAACCGCTACATGGATCTGCTGCAGTCCGCCCACCGCGCGGACAACCTGCCCGGCGTGATGTGCCGCACCCAGATCAGCATCGACTGGCAGGGCAACCTGTATGACTGCGACTTCAACCAGATGCTCGACATGCACACCGAAGACGCCGACGGCCGCCCGCTCACCATCCACCAAGTCACCGCACAGCAACTCGAAGGCGGCCGCATTCAGGTCGCCGGCCACTGCTATGGCTGCACCGCCGGCCAGGGTTCGAGCTGCGGCGGCGCGCTGAGCTGA
- a CDS encoding sodium:solute symporter family transporter, with amino-acid sequence MDLSNTLGVYFWGFLVVFGGVMYLISPKAKDEGGFFRGTDAKGRPASTWALMMSIFISWIFAKSVTNAANLGAAYGIVGGLAYATYWLSIPFAGWVIYRLRTREGATGLVPFLIGKYGRFAAMAFSAAILIRLYNEVWSNTAVVGGYYGEAGSFGFIASALLFTAAVLLYSLKGGLRSSIFTDVIQAVVFVLFLGLVLVWIVPTHGPVALLTEGRFALDAGADLLLVALLQVLSYPFHDPVLTDRGFITREKTMLRAFIVAGVLGFVAILAFSLVGVHAKLEGIAAAGNAPAQVAKGLGLAGFFAMSVVMISSAASTLDSTFTSLSKSVAHELPLLAGKTPGTRAIRNGVVTMVVFALLGNLPMIAGTDILKATTLSGTMVIGLAPVFLLSRWVGYSPLSFHLAFWTGMTLGVMLALGAIPASWAIGTGKYGLLLGTNLYGLILCTAGFLLPLALGHRRSATEAA; translated from the coding sequence ATGGATCTGTCCAACACGCTGGGCGTCTACTTCTGGGGCTTTCTGGTGGTTTTCGGCGGGGTGATGTATTTGATCTCGCCCAAAGCCAAGGACGAAGGCGGCTTCTTCCGCGGCACCGACGCCAAAGGCCGGCCGGCCTCCACCTGGGCCTTGATGATGAGCATCTTCATCAGCTGGATCTTCGCCAAGTCGGTGACCAACGCCGCCAACCTCGGCGCCGCCTACGGCATCGTCGGCGGCCTGGCCTACGCCACCTACTGGCTGTCGATTCCCTTTGCCGGCTGGGTCATCTACCGCCTGCGCACCCGCGAAGGGGCCACCGGCCTGGTGCCTTTCCTGATCGGCAAATACGGCCGCTTCGCCGCCATGGCCTTCTCCGCCGCCATCCTCATCCGCCTGTACAACGAGGTGTGGAGCAACACTGCGGTGGTGGGCGGCTACTACGGCGAGGCCGGCAGCTTCGGCTTCATCGCCTCGGCGCTGCTGTTTACCGCCGCCGTGCTGCTCTACAGCCTCAAGGGCGGGCTGCGCAGCTCGATCTTCACCGACGTGATCCAGGCCGTGGTGTTCGTGCTCTTCCTCGGCCTGGTGCTGGTGTGGATCGTGCCCACGCACGGCCCGGTGGCACTGCTCACCGAGGGCCGCTTCGCCCTCGATGCGGGCGCCGACCTGTTGCTGGTGGCGCTGCTTCAGGTGCTGTCCTACCCCTTCCACGACCCGGTGCTCACCGACCGCGGCTTCATCACCCGCGAGAAGACCATGCTGCGCGCCTTCATCGTCGCCGGCGTGCTCGGCTTCGTCGCCATCCTGGCCTTCAGTCTGGTCGGCGTGCATGCCAAGCTCGAAGGCATCGCGGCCGCCGGCAATGCCCCGGCGCAGGTGGCCAAAGGCCTCGGCCTGGCCGGCTTCTTCGCCATGAGCGTGGTGATGATCTCCTCGGCCGCCTCGACGCTGGACTCGACCTTCACCTCGCTGTCCAAGTCGGTGGCGCACGAGCTGCCGCTGCTCGCCGGCAAGACGCCCGGCACCCGCGCCATCCGCAACGGCGTGGTGACCATGGTGGTGTTCGCCCTGCTCGGCAACCTGCCGATGATTGCCGGCACCGACATCCTCAAGGCCACCACGCTGTCGGGCACCATGGTCATTGGTCTGGCGCCGGTATTTTTGCTGTCGCGCTGGGTGGGCTACTCGCCGCTGTCCTTCCACCTCGCCTTCTGGACCGGAATGACGCTGGGCGTGATGCTCGCGCTCGGGGCGATTCCCGCCAGCTGGGCCATCGGCACCGGCAAGTACGGCCTGCTGCTGGGCACCAACCTGTACGGGCTGATCCTGTGCACCGCCGGCTTCCTGCTGCCACTGGCGCTCGGCCATCGCCGCAGCGCCACCGAAGCGGCATGA
- a CDS encoding SdiA-regulated domain-containing protein: protein MKRMHCLAAVLALSGSLAHAANSIDLSSYTVTGNYALDRLGTMGLEASAITYARDRNSLFFVGDEGEGVVEVSLTGQTLSSMRFSGWPAATRHNDAEGLTYLGGGMLVVAEERLQDAFLFSYVPGGSVSLASAPWASISDYPYANNGIEGISYDPRDGSFVSVKQDSPLEVRAGTLSFAAGGGISTMTPLFDANTLGLSTLSDVQTLSPIDALAGTAAADNLLVLSLGSQTLLEIDRAGNTLSRFDLSGITSQAIEGVTVDELGRIYLVAEDSGTPNSRLFVLSPVPEPETWAMMLVGLAGLAHRVRRRSA from the coding sequence ATGAAACGCATGCATTGTCTTGCCGCCGTGCTGGCGCTGAGCGGCTCGCTCGCCCACGCCGCGAACTCGATCGACCTGTCGTCCTACACCGTGACTGGCAACTACGCGCTCGACCGGCTCGGTACCATGGGCCTGGAGGCGTCGGCCATCACCTATGCCCGCGACCGCAATTCGCTGTTTTTCGTCGGTGACGAAGGCGAAGGCGTGGTCGAGGTGTCGCTGACCGGCCAGACGCTCTCCTCGATGCGCTTCTCCGGCTGGCCGGCGGCCACCCGCCATAACGATGCCGAAGGCCTGACCTATCTCGGTGGCGGCATGCTGGTGGTGGCCGAGGAGCGCCTGCAGGACGCCTTCCTGTTCAGCTATGTGCCCGGCGGCAGCGTGTCGCTGGCCAGTGCGCCGTGGGCCTCGATTTCCGACTATCCGTACGCCAACAACGGCATCGAGGGCATCAGCTACGATCCGCGCGATGGCAGCTTCGTGTCGGTCAAGCAGGACAGCCCGCTGGAAGTGCGTGCCGGCACCCTGAGCTTTGCTGCCGGCGGCGGCATTTCGACCATGACGCCGCTGTTCGACGCCAACACCCTGGGCCTGAGCACGCTGTCCGATGTGCAGACGCTCTCGCCCATCGACGCACTGGCCGGCACCGCCGCGGCGGACAACCTGCTGGTGCTCAGCCTCGGCTCGCAGACGCTGCTGGAGATCGACCGCGCCGGCAACACCTTAAGCCGCTTCGACCTGTCCGGCATCACCAGCCAGGCGATCGAAGGTGTCACGGTCGATGAACTCGGCCGCATCTACCTGGTGGCCGAGGATTCCGGCACGCCCAACTCGCGCCTGTTCGTGCTCTCGCCGGTGCCCGAGCCCGAGACGTGGGCGATGATGCTGGTCGGCCTGGCCGGTCTGGCGCACCGGGTGCGTCGGCGCAGCGCCTGA
- a CDS encoding lamin tail domain-containing protein — translation MKKMLFGFGAAMLLSGQAAAAVSVADIQITEWMYSGNGGEFIEFTNMGSTAVDFTGWSYDDDSRLAGVFDLSGLGLVGVGESVIITETAEAVFRADWSLAASVKVLGGYTNNIGRGDEINLFDASGSLIDRLTYGDQIYAGTVRTQNATGNPLSAADLAGTTVTANWVLASAGDRFGSYVSTSGDIGNPGFYVAAPVPEPETYAMMLAGLALVGGIARRRAAR, via the coding sequence ATGAAGAAAATGCTTTTCGGGTTCGGCGCGGCCATGCTGCTGTCGGGGCAGGCCGCTGCGGCGGTGTCGGTGGCGGATATCCAGATCACCGAGTGGATGTACAGCGGCAATGGGGGCGAATTCATCGAGTTCACCAACATGGGCAGCACGGCGGTGGATTTCACCGGCTGGAGCTATGACGACGACAGCCGCCTGGCCGGCGTGTTCGATCTGTCCGGCCTCGGCCTGGTCGGCGTTGGTGAGTCGGTGATCATCACCGAGACCGCCGAGGCGGTGTTCCGCGCCGACTGGTCGCTGGCGGCCAGCGTGAAGGTGCTCGGTGGCTACACCAACAACATCGGCCGCGGCGATGAAATCAACCTGTTCGATGCCTCGGGCAGCCTGATCGACCGCCTGACCTATGGCGACCAGATCTACGCGGGTACGGTGCGCACCCAGAACGCCACCGGCAACCCGCTCAGCGCGGCCGACCTGGCCGGTACCACCGTGACCGCCAACTGGGTGCTGGCCAGCGCCGGCGATCGCTTTGGCTCCTATGTGTCGACCAGTGGCGACATCGGCAACCCGGGCTTTTATGTGGCGGCGCCGGTGCCGGAGCCCGAAACCTACGCCATGATGCTGGCCGGGCTGGCCCTGGTCGGTGGCATCGCGCGTCGCCGCGCGGCGCGTTGA